atttGAAATGtaccattttaatgaacaatgccacagataaagcatgttgtgtttactctgtaacatagtttagacttagatatgtgattctatgcatcataatttcWgggatggaaacatcttgtctcctgtcctaatataccatgaacttcactttttttgccactagtggcatttattttgaaagaattCCAACTGgcaggggaggacatggaaccaaggagccacgtagcagagttgtagtctagaccagaCCACCAAACCCGAGACCAAATCTCGgcaccccgcgctacatgacacaataaaattaagtgcMcctatcaaaattgcttctcaaattgatctgaaagatccacattcccataaaaacacctagatattaaatacctagggctgaaataaatttaaccagtatgaattcaaactcttcattctgttttgctttcatctctgtgccacaatccacagaggtctcctgcgattcctaaaaaaaaataatgccctgggcggttgcccatattgccaatgtcagaaaccacaactgtctgcaccattaaacatagcaattaacggtaaacaacgctcaactatgaacactgtccaaggcgcaAGAAGTAGCCAAGCAttaggagcaccgtgactgttttcatcctccctcccgctgcaatgtctgccaccatgacaggtgacgaaaacaaagaggaatgagcatgctctgcgttcttacgttcttgttttatttattcgccaattatatatatgaaataaaataactgcagtGTGTACGCAcgcagtgaggcttcagtcttagtaaagatccgtccagaagaatcggattgttcctgaatgtcatcactatattgcagactttggtcacagggTTGTCCCatatgcaacacctcagtcaacacctccacacaataattcagcgcatgagtgacaactttttttcatcgcagatgcaactgcgatgaaaaaaaaaagcttagctagaaaaaaaaaaaagcttagctagcatcccgtccacagagcttaccttccaagtgacgctaaaagttggacaaagtccccacagtctgtgaaagcgaagcgctgcagattttacatgtcgccatatcaattgatttatgcagcgctattatattactgacgattagacagacaccttctcccgctcagaggaaaccactgcgcatgtctggagctccgcgtgcgagtgaaggtggaggcgatgggtgacaacagacacatAAGTCATGTTATtacttggattttacggcgccatcttaagtccctgaacttcacattttaacggacaaaaagcgcaacggacttggatgtaacgagtaacgcgacagttttgtagaaatgtagtgaagtagaaagtacagatacttattgtaaaatgtagtggCGTAAAGGTAGAAactatccattattaaatctacttaagtaaagtacagatacacaaaaattgtacttaagtacagtaacgaacttcgttacttcccaccactgctccAGCCAATGTGTAGGACTTCTCTGCATGTAGTGACTCCAGTATAAATTCACTCTTTGGGAAACTCCCCCAAATTCTTGAACAGATTTTTGTTGATAATCTTGTTGTTTGTGCACACTTTTGAAAGAAGTATAAGTTAAACTGGTCAGGCTGTTCAGGGATAACCAAGAACCACAGAGGCTGAAGGTTGCTTTAAATTTGCAGAGGTTTTGTGTTCTATATTGAACAACAGGAGCCTGtatctgtaaaattaaaatatcaaaacaaaataacaaatcgAGTTTACTAATGCCTCAACATGTTTCATCTGACTGTGGggaatattaacatttaaatctaaTGGAGAATCTGTGAAGGGACTTAATGATTAGGGTGATGACACGGAGTCTTTACAATCTAAGAAAACCTGGAGCTTAttagaaaatatacattaatgTAAAACTGGTtggaacatgtaaaaaaaaactggtcatTAATCACAAGACTGACTCGATTATGAGCTTAATAAAGATTTTCCCATCATCATTGATAAAGATTACTGACAGATTCATGTCTCATATCAGTAACAAACTTTGCAGttaaagaaatcaaaatgtCCCTGAGGTAAGAATCATTTTGGGCTTAAGTATAGTTTTTGCATTGTGTCATTTTTGTGATGCATTGAAGTTATTTCAGAAAGTTGTGCAGCTCTGGTTCCAATGCATTTAAAGCAAGCACTCTGCCTTATGTGTAAATATGGAAGAATGTGCTTTCATTCTACTTTCTTCCCGTCTACGCTTGCATTCATGCTTGTCACTGTGAATTTGAGCTTCATGTATGGTTTACACACGCTTGCATGTCACATAATGTGTTCTCTGAACATGTGTGTGGGAGTATGAGAATGTGCTGTTAACAAGCAGAGCACGAGCTGACAGAGAACATTATTCAAATCATGCTTTCTTTGTCTGACTGTTAAAAACTGACATTCAGCTGCAACATGAGCCACTGCTGTGAGAAGTGACACACAAACCCCGATTCAGAATCCTGCATGAAGGATTTGGACCTCTGTTTTCTGACTCCGAGAAGCTTTTGCGGGATTTGACTTTGGACTCTTccgcagttttgtttttgtccttccttttcaaatattttctttggggTATTGCCAGATTCGAGAGACAgacaatgaaaatatttttacttggaGCTTCCTGTTGAGAAATGGCCTTCCTCTGTGTAGTCTCTTGCCTCTTCTGGGAGTGCGCGCAAGGACTGTTTGTTGAGCATCTTTACCAACTCTGCGGCGCCCCGTCCTTCTGTTTTCACTCAATAGAGCCGCAAGGACAAATTGATCTGGACTGAAGAAAATGTTAAGCTGTATTTCATATCAGCTCCCAGGGGATTATTTGGTGTCTGTGTGATGCCTCCTCACTGCAGGGTCGCTTATTAGATAACCGTTGTTATGATGTGAAAAACTCAACAGCAGTGTAtatatttctttgcatttctttctcAGCTAAAATAAGTTCGATGCAGTTTCATCCATTCAGATACGATTTTGCCACCTGCTCCTCCATGTCTGAGCCCATGCTTTACAAGTGATGCCAAAATGGACGGACGGgcagatggatagatggattgAGGCTTTGTCTGCAGTAATGCGGGTACAACTCAGGTCCATTGtgtcggggaaaaaaaaagcttcagccGAAAGACAAAGCTCTCAATTTACTGCTCTGTCTATGTTCCATCCCACAGTTACATTATAGTTATGTGATATGGATCATGATTGAAATGGGCTTTCTCTGGACAGCGTCTGGGCTAAGCCTTAGAGATAATGGTTGGAGGGAGCGTACGCTGTCCGTCAATCACCCCCATTCCTCCACATCGAATGCAGTCAGCTGAGAAAGTTCAAGAAACTCCTTTATGGTTCGTAGATCGCGACTGGCTGTAGCTGCCTTAGGAAAGTATTGACCTGCATGGTGTGTTTCTTCATCTTCATAATGATGTTTGCTCAGTCATGACCTGGAATCCACCAGAATGAGTGAGTGGATCCTTGTGTTGATGTTCTGAGGGATATTTGCTTTAGTTTGCTGTTGGACGATCGCTGGACAGATTGAGGTGAAGAATGTTGATGGATGATGataaatgaaatgcagctgAAGCTGAACTTGGACAGAAGACACTGAAACAGTCAAGACGTTTGGCAACAGCGTCCCCTGATAAAAACATGAACCAGTGAATGAGCTGAATGAATGATTCAACCATTCATGGcgaagtgtttttgtttttttgcattatatAATTTTCCAATTCATGCACAGACAACATGGTTTTCTTTGAGGCTGATGCATAAACGATGTGACAAGACCACACATGACCAGCGGACTTCTGTTCAATACCCGTGAAGAATGTTATCTGTTCTTATCTGTTCATAACTGCAATGCAAAGCTGAGGCACTCGGTCAAGGTTGAAGGAACTCCCCCTCGTCCTGCACACAAAGGGGAACAAGCCAAAACAAAAGATCCTGGTTATAAACAGACTGGATGGGGCTGAGTAAGAAACGCTTTTCTGTTTGCCTGTATCCTTTTGAATGAAAAGAACCATGGAAGAGGAAAGAGGCCATGGATTTTCATCTCTGCTCAAGCATGAGGATAAACGActgatttttattagaaatatggAGAAAACTTCAAATGAACAAGGTTTTTTAACTTGATAAAGAGAACATAATGTACCCATGcctttattcagttttttattggtGATACTTGTGGAAAAGTCCCCAAGggttataaaatgttttcttttctcaacttCTTACTACTTGGCTGTTCAGCCAACGTGTCGTAGTGTGCTGTACAGATTTTCAACTAGTCACTCCTCTTCTCCAGACGAACCACAGAGCTGAATGAGACGCTGCTGCCTTCACTTTTCACTCAGTCTCCCAGGTCTTCTCAAGTCCCTGCAGGTTTTAAGTTGTAGTTTATACCTGTTTATTAtgctaaatacagaaataaaaacagaatttaaaaaagaataatgtcatcagtttagaaaaaaatataacattttgcaGTAACGTGCAGCAAATGTtgttaaactttgttttcagtgtggATTAAGTGGAATAACAGAAGCAAACACACCAGACTTTACAAAACGACACAGTGCTTGGACTGTAGCATGATAAAATTCACATATGACATTTAGGTCTTGTGTTACAAATGATGCAttattaaaatttgtattaatttttttttattttcaggttaGTTtgtcagcaagtcaatgttctttTTAGGCcatctaatgagccatcattttaTGCAGGTGCACTAAACCAGTgtgagaactaaaacatgcaagatgccggccctcgaggaccgactttgtcCACCACTGAGCTAAGCTATGCATAAAAGAGGGCGTTCCCTGTTGTGTAATTTCTTCAACCTTAGGTGtggatgtgtgtgcgtgtgcatgagcatgtgctgtgtgtgcatgtgtgtatatatgCAAGTAACTAAAAGAGATAGAGATACTACTACCAAACCCATGGGTTTGGTAGTAGTAAACTGAAAGTACAGGAAACTTTCAGTTTGCTCAGCAGGCAGAACCTGTTTATCACTAAAACTGTGACTCATTGGCTAAACAACCAACCACTGCTCAGCAACACTTCGCTAAGGTGAACTTTGTTCAGGTGTTAAACTATGAGGAAGCAAAACATTCTTGCCTTTCCTCAGAACTGATCAGTCTTAGTAACACTCTTAAGAGTTGCTGGATCCTGGAGACATAGTGAAGAAGACCACATGATGGGAGATGATAAAAGTCACTAGATCAAAACTAGATCAAACGGAGGTTTGATCTAGTTGACCtcagaggaagatgatgatgattgtGTTTGGTATCCTCCTGCACATGTCCCTGCAGGTCTTAGCTGTGGAGACGTATGAAGGACAGTCCGTTCTGCTGTTCTGTGAGTTTGAAATTTTTGAACTGGACCAACCCACAGTGAAGTGGAGCCGCTCCGACCTGAGTCCTCCAATTGTTCACCAGCGTCAGGAGGAAGGAGATCAACtgatggatcagaaccagctttACATAGGCAGAACCTCAATGAAAGCTGACGCTCTGGAGACTGGAGACCTTAGCCTGAAACTGACCAACTTGCAGACGTCTGACACTGGAACCTACAGCTGCACCGTCAGGAACGTCAGGGGAGAACTGAGAGTTAGAGATGAAGAACTGCTGGTAAAGGAATTGTTTCCATCCTGGGCTAAagctctcttgtttttttttgtgctggttCTGACTGTTGCTGCAGGTATATTATGTTATTTTCGTCATCGtttgagaccaaaacaaaaaatggagaTGGAGAAGGAGAAGATGGTGGAGGTGCTTTCAGGGGAGGAGTGTGTCCTCCTTCCCTGCAAAATGATGGGCCTCCTGCCTAAAGACGTTAAGGTGGAATGGGTGGATGCAGGCAACAGGAAGGTCCATGTGTATCAGAACGGTTCTGATAAGCCTGAAGAACAGAACCAGCTCTACAGAAACAGGACTAAGCTGAAGAGAGACCTGTGGAAGACTGGAGACTTCAGTCTGTCTCTGAGACATCCTACATATAGAGACAATAACGTCTACACCTGCAGTGTCCACAGCTGGTTAAGAAACATCCAAATGATGAAACAAGTTCAGCTAGAGGTCAAAACCCAACAGGTGGTGGTGGATTCAGGGGTGGAGTCTGTCCTTCTACCCTGTAGAACTAAAGTGCATCTGCCTGGAAACGGTAAAGTGGAGTGGAGGGATGGAGACAATGATGTGGTCCATGTGTACCAGAAAGGGTCTGATCAGCATGGAGAACAGGGCCAGTACTACAGAAACAGAACCAAGATGAATGAAGACCCACTGAACACTGGAAATCTCAGTCTGACTCTGAGATATCCTGAAGTTAGTGATGGTTATACTTGCAGGGTCTACAGCAGTGATGGAGAAATCCTGATAGAGAAACAAATTCAGCTGGAGGTCAAAGATCatgaggtggaggtggaggatgGGGCGGAGTCTGTCCTGCTGCCATTCAAAGAAACACTTGAGCTGCTGGCAGGAGATAAAGTGGAGTGGAGGCGCTATGACCTTGAACCACCAATAAAGGTCCATGTGTATCTGAATGGTTCTGATCAGCCTGGAGAACTGAGCCGGCTCTACAGAAACAGAACCAAGATGGATGCAGACCCGCTGAAGACTGGAGACCTTAGTCTGACTCTGAGACGTCCCACAAAGAGAGACAGTGGAGATTATCAATGTGTAGTCCTGAGAGAGGAAAAACTACTGagagtaaaatatttctctCTGAAGATCAAAGTCCAACAGGTGAAGGTGGAATCAGAGATGGAGTCTGTCCTGCTGCCATGGAAAGCCAAAGTTCATCTGCCTGAAGATGCTACAGTGGAGTGGAAGGACAGATATGATAACATCGTTCATGTGTATGAGAATGGCTCTGATCAGcctacagaacagaaaccggCCTACAGAAACAGAACCAAGATGGATGAAGACCCACTGAAGACTGGAGATCTCAGTCTGACTCTGAGACGTCCTAAAGACGACGGAACATACATCTGCAGAGTCTACAGCAGAGATGGAGAAATCCTGATGGAGAAACAAGTTGAACTCCGATTTAGATGCCaacaggtggaggtggaggagggggcAGAGTCTGTCCTGCTGCCATTCGAAGAAACACTTGAGCTGCTGGCAGGAGATAAAGTGGAGTGGAGGCGCTATGAACCTGAACCGGTGATAAATGTCTATGTGTATCAGAATGGTTCTGTTCAGACTGGAGACCAGGACCAGTgctacagaaccagaaccaagatgGGTGAAGACCTGCTGAAGTCTGGAGACCTCAGTCTGACTCTGAGACATCCCACAATGAGAGACAGTGGAAAGTATGGATGTAAAGTCTGGAGAGAGGGAAAGGTCCTGAGAAAAAAATGGTTCCATCTGAAGGTCAAAGCAGGGACATTCCAGGTCCAACCAGAGGACATCAGGACCAGCAGCTCAGTTGAATCGACTCCTCTGATGGCCAATCAATCAGTTTGATCAGTTAATTGATACATCACTGATTATGGATCCAGAAAGAAACCAGATCTAGTCCTAGTTTTTATCAAAGTCAGGATGTTTCTACTGAGCTGAGGCTGTTATTAATgtgttaatattaatattagagTTCTGCCACTGAGTTCTTGTAACCAGGAAAATATCCTGTTCTCACCATCAAGGATTACATGAATAGTTTCTCTGTTAAGGTGTCTAATATACccaaattttaagttttttttaaaacccgttttgcatcataatttaaaaaggtAGAATTTACTTTTACCTTTAGCAGCACGGCAGGTTGATCTTAATGTCAGTGTTTCCATATTTAGACCagatacattattttttttttaaatctggcaGCATTCTAGTTTTatctactttgtttttaatgtgatttttatgttgAATGTTGAATTTTGTTTCAACATATAACACATTAGCATTTAgacaggcacgtgcagaggggggagctgggggtgcttgagcacctgccccttttgcacCTTGCCCC
The Poecilia reticulata strain Guanapo linkage group LG17, Guppy_female_1.0+MT, whole genome shotgun sequence DNA segment above includes these coding regions:
- the LOC108167072 gene encoding uncharacterized protein LOC108167072 — protein: MEMEKEKMVEVLSGEECVLLPCKMMGLLPKDVKVEWVDAGNRKVHVYQNGSDKPEEQNQLYRNRTKLKRDLWKTGDFSLSLRHPTYRDNNVYTCSVHSWLRNIQMMKQVQLEVKTQQVVVDSGVESVLLPCRTKVHLPGNGKVEWRDGDNDVVHVYQKGSDQHGEQGQYYRNRTKMNEDPLNTGNLSLTLRYPEVSDGYTCRVYSSDGEILIEKQIQLEVKDHEVEVEDGAESVLLPFKETLELLAGDKVEWRRYDLEPPIKVHVYLNGSDQPGELSRLYRNRTKMDADPLKTGDLSLTLRRPTKRDSGDYQCVVLREEKLLRVKYFSLKIKVQQVKVESEMESVLLPWKAKVHLPEDATVEWKDRYDNIVHVYENGSDQPTEQKPAYRNRTKMDEDPLKTGDLSLTLRRPKDDGTYICRVYSRDGEILMEKQVELRFRCQQVEVEEGAESVLLPFEETLELLAGDKVEWRRYEPEPVINVYVYQNGSVQTGDQDQCYRTRTKMGEDLLKSGDLSLTLRHPTMRDSGKYGCKVWREGKVLRKKWFHLKVKAGTFQVQPEDIRTSSSVESTPLMANQSV